AGGTCCATGACGGGCCGGTCACTTCCGCTCGTAGGCGGCCATGGCGGAGCGCACGGCCGGGGAGAACAGGTCGGGGCCGATCGCGTCGGAGTGGGCGAGGCCCTCGGGGGTCAGGCGCAGCACCGCGCCGTCGTCGGTGAGCCAGCCGCGGTCGGCGAAGCGGGTCAGTTCGGGGCCGAAGTGGTCGGCCGGGGCGGCGCCGAAGCGGGCCAGGTAGTCGGCGTGCTCCAGCCCCTCGGCCTGCAGGAGCGACTGGAGCAGATGGCGGCGGCGCGCCTCGTCGGTGTCGATGCGGCGGCCGATCTCGGCGTGCGCGAAGTCGGCGGCGGGGCGGGCGACGTAGTCGTCGATGATGCCGCGTATCTCGTGCATGTCCACGGCGTAGTCGAAGGAGTAGTGCAGGCCCGAGGTGTAGGAGCGGGCGCCGCAGCCGAGGCCGATCATGCCGTCGGTCTGGCAGGCGTAGTCGTCGGCGGTCTGCGGCGGGGCGTCGGCGCGGCGGAACATCCGCATCGACTGCTGGACGTAGCCGTGGGCGAGGAGGTGGTCGCGTCCGGCGCGGTACAGGCGCAGCCGCTGCGCGTCCCAGGCCGGGTCGGTGTCCGTGCCGGTGCGGCGGCCGAGGCCGGTGAGGGGGCGGACGTAGAGGGGGTAGAGGTACAGCTCCTCGGGCCGCCAGGCGAGAGCGGCGTCGAGGGAGTGGCGCCAGGTGTGCTCGGTCTGGCCGTCGATGCCGTAGATGAGGTCGATGTTGAGGACGGGGATGCGGGCGTCCCTGATGCGGCCGAGCGCGCTCTCCACCTCCGCGCGGCGCTGCGGCCTGACCGCGGACCTGGCCTCGGCGTCGACGAAGCTCTGGATGCCGAGGCTGAGGCGGGTGGCGCCGCGTTCGGCGAGGACCTGGAGGCGGTCGGCGGTGGCGGTGGCCGGGGACGCCTCGACGGAGAGCGGGACGGCGCGCAGGTCGGCGCCCATCCGGTGTTCGGCGATGTCGCAGAGCCGGGTCAGTTCGGCCGCGGTGAGGAAGGTGGGGGTGCCGCCGCCGAAGGCCGCGGTGGCGAACCGGCCGCCGTCGCCGAGCGCCTCGCGCACCGCGCCCGCCTGCCGGTCGAGGGCGTCGAGGTAGGCGGTGGTCAGGCCGTCGGGTGCGCCGATGCGGGTGAAGAGGTTGCAGAAGCCGCAGCGCACCTCGCAGAACGGGATGTGCAGGTAGAGGGAGAGCGCGTCCTTCGGCTGGTCCGCCCAGAGGGTGCGCAGCGCGGGCCGGTCGGGCAGGCGCCGGTA
The sequence above is a segment of the Streptomyces griseoviridis genome. Coding sequences within it:
- a CDS encoding STM4012 family radical SAM protein; protein product: MTVAPQAPATASPYQSYVYAYPHKTAYRRLPDRPALRTLWADQPKDALSLYLHIPFCEVRCGFCNLFTRIGAPDGLTTAYLDALDRQAGAVREALGDGGRFATAAFGGGTPTFLTAAELTRLCDIAEHRMGADLRAVPLSVEASPATATADRLQVLAERGATRLSLGIQSFVDAEARSAVRPQRRAEVESALGRIRDARIPVLNIDLIYGIDGQTEHTWRHSLDAALAWRPEELYLYPLYVRPLTGLGRRTGTDTDPAWDAQRLRLYRAGRDHLLAHGYVQQSMRMFRRADAPPQTADDYACQTDGMIGLGCGARSYTSGLHYSFDYAVDMHEIRGIIDDYVARPAADFAHAEIGRRIDTDEARRRHLLQSLLQAEGLEHADYLARFGAAPADHFGPELTRFADRGWLTDDGAVLRLTPEGLAHSDAIGPDLFSPAVRSAMAAYERK